One Xyrauchen texanus isolate HMW12.3.18 chromosome 2, RBS_HiC_50CHRs, whole genome shotgun sequence genomic window carries:
- the LOC127617500 gene encoding histone H2A-like, which yields MSGRGKTGGKARAKAKTRSSRAGLQFPVGRVHRLLRKGNYAQRVGAGAPVYLAAVLEYLTAEILELAGNAARDNKKTRIIPRHLQLAVRNDEELNKLLGGVTIAQGGVLPNIQAVLLPKKTEKPAKK from the coding sequence atgagcGGCAGAGGTAAAACCGGCGGTAAAGCGCGAGCAAAGGCTAAAACTCGTTCCTCCAGGGCAGGACTGCAGTTCCCCGTCGGTCGTGTTCACAGGCTGCTCCGCAAAGGAAACTACGCACAGCGCGTTGGTGCCGGTGCTCCTGTTTATCTGGCCGCTGTGCTCGAGTATCTCACCGCTGAAATCCTGGAGTTGGCTGGAAACGCCGCTCGGGACAACAAGAAGACTCGTATCATTCCCCGTCACCTGCAGCTGGCAGTGCGGAACGACGAGGAGTTGAACAAACTCTTGGGTGGAGTGACCATCGCTCAGGGTGGTGTGCTGCCCAACATCCAGGCTGTGCTGCTGCCCAAGAAGACCGAGAAACCCGCCAAGAAGTAA
- the LOC127617299 gene encoding histone H2B-like isoform X3 — protein MPEPAKSAPKKGSKKAVSKTAGKGGKKRRKSRKESYAIYVYKVLKQVHPDTGISSKAMGIMNSFVNDIFERIGGEASRLAHYNKRSTITSREIQTAVRLLLPGELAKHAVSEGTKAVTKYTSSK, from the coding sequence ATGCCTGAACCAGCCAAATCCGCCCCGAAGAAGGGATCCAAGAAGGCTGTCTCAAAGACCGCCGGTAAGGGAGGAAAGAAGCGCAGAAAGTCCAGGAAGGAGAGTTACGCTATCTACGTGTATAAAGTCCTGAAACAGGTTCATCCTGATACCGGGATCTCTTCCAAGGCGATGGGAATCATGAACTCTTTCGTCAACGACATCTTCGAGCGCATCGGCGGTGAAGCGTCTCGTCTCGCTCACTACAACAAGCGCTCCACCATCACATCGAGAGAGATCCAGACCGCCGTGCGTCTGCTGCTGCCCGGTGAACTGGCCAAACACGCCGTGTCTGAGGGCACAAAGGCCGTCACCAAATACACCAGCTCCAAGTAG
- the LOC127617860 gene encoding histone H4 gives MSGRGKGGKGLGKGGAKRHRKVLRDNIQGITKPAIRRLARRGGVKRISGLIYEETRGVLKVFLENVIRDAVTYTEHAKRKTVTAMDVVYALKRQGRTLYGFGG, from the coding sequence ATGTCTGGAAGAGGTAAAGGCGGTAAAGGACTCGGGAAAGGAGGCGCCAAGCGTCACCGCAAAGTGTTGCGTGATAACATCCAGGGAATCACCAAACCCGCAATCCGTCGTCTCGCTCGCCGTGGCGGTGTCAAGCGTATCTCCGGTCTGATCTACGAGGAGACTCGCGGTGTGTTGAAGGTGTTTCTGGAGAACGTTATCCGTGATGCCGTCACCTACACTGAACACGCCAAGAGAAAGACCGTCACTGCCATGGACGTTGTGTACGCGCTGAAACGACAGGGACGAACTCTGTACGGATTCGGAGGATAA